The Lathyrus oleraceus cultivar Zhongwan6 unplaced genomic scaffold, CAAS_Psat_ZW6_1.0 chrUn0953, whole genome shotgun sequence genome includes the window ATGGACCCCAAGACCATGCATATGCCGCAACATACGCACATATGAAAACAAAAGAAGATTGGCTTCAACATGTGTAAACGAGCCTTCACCGCTAACTCCAAACTTTATAGCAATCATGCTTCCCACAATAATCTACGATCAATAATCATAACATTTATATTATCTATGCTTGTAAAATGGATTAATTTGAATGGTTAATATAAAGAATTAATTATTAGTTAAGTTGAATTTGTCACCTGGCAAATAAACATTTGGACACCACCTTCAAGAAACAAAATCTTTCTTCCAAACTTGTCCACGGTGAAGATGGAGACCAAAGTAGCAACAACATTGACACCTCCGGTAATTACTGAGGACATGAGGGAAGCATCATTTCCAAAGCCCAAAGTTTTGAAAAGGACAGGCGCATAAAACATGATCACGTTGATGCCTGTGAGTTGTTGGAAGAATGGAATGAAAGAGCAAAATGTTAGTTGAGGTCTGTATCTCAATTGTGTAATATTCTTCCATGGATGTTCCACCTTTTTGGCTTCCTCACTAGCATCAATTAGATCTTGGAACTCCTCGTCGACATTATCTATGCCACGAATATTTTGCAACATTTTCTTAGCTCCTTCTTTTTGGCCTCTTTCAATCATAGAGTTTGGTGTGTCGCCTAAGAAAAAAGATCCTATACACAATAAAATTGCAGGGACAGCTCCGACACCCAAAGAAATTCTCCACCCACTCTCGAGATTGGAAGTAAAGTAGTTGATAATGTTTGCCCCTAGGATTCCAATAGTGATCATCATTTGGAAGCCCATGTTGAGTGCACCTCTAATCTTTGCTGGAGCCATTTCAGACAAATACACTGGAACTGACTGTTTATGAGTAACAAAACATGATATGCAATTAAACTTGCTATATTCTTGATCCTTTATACATAAAAACATAAAAGCATAAAAATGATAGTGATTTTTACCTGATTACAATATCCTACACCAAAACCAAGTAATAGGCGACAATGATAAGCATTTCAATATTGACAGCAAAACCATTGAGCAATGCACCAACAAGAAAAAACAAGCCACCTGTAAACATTGAGGCCTTGCGTCCTAACATTCTTGTAGTTATGGACGCAAAGAAAGAAGCTATTAAAGCTGCAAGATACAAGGAAGATGTGAACAAAGTAAGGAGCTCATTATCAAATTTGCAATACTGGCTCTCGTGTCCAGATTCATCTTTCATTTGTTTGTAAACACCAGGGAAGAATTTAATCAAGAATGGTTCCATGGAAGTCACTCCTCCTGTAATACCAAGATCATAACAAAAAAAAAGACCCCCCATGGCCGCCACCAAACATGTGACCAAAACAAACATTGTAACCTTCCCCTCATATTGCCTTCCATTTGTTGAAGCAACTAAAACTCCACCCGCCATTGTTTAAATTTTTGTATCTTAAAATTTAGGTATTTCTATGATGATGACTGGAGCTCAATTTTTTCTCTACATATTAGATGTTACAATTTATGATTATTTTATACTGTCAATAATTTCTAATAAGATAATAGGAATTGTAACAAACATACAATTTTTTCAACAATACATATTAATTTAGCATTTTTAATCGCTTTCATCCTTGTAATTTGTTAAGTTATGAGCATTATTTCGCTAGATTTGGTGTCAATACACTATTATAAGATTTAGATAAGAGATCATTCTTGTACTGAATTATCAAACTTAATGATATGATAAAGATCGTTAAATAAATCTTAAATGACACTCTATTAATCTATTTATAGTATAGTGGAACACCTAAttgaaaatttatttgaatctcattttattacaaaaataatatcattaaaattttaaaattattttacTGTGAATTGGTTTATTAAATCTTAAATTTTAAACTTTTtaaatttatttgtttaaattAATAATCAAATATATAAATCGTTTAACATCccaaaatgaaaaaaaatagaaataaattGACGTTATTATTATTTTCATGGAATTAATATTGAAATTTTTTATACGACTATTATTTGAGaccattttttttttttttaaaaataatttatagtattacatttaaaaaaaaatatattctAATGAAAAATAGGTTTGAATAGTTCTTCATAACTTTTAgatattaaaattttaaaaaaatcacttgaaatttgaactatttttaaatgatttttcTAAAAACTAATTTTGAGATATATTTTTCTTAAAAACTATTTTATTTTAGTGTTTACCATGGCTAAACATTTTTGGCTTAGTAGGTTTGGATTTGGAAATCTTCCCCCTCAACGAACTACTACTCATGACTATGGTTGCATTCCCCGTTTCCTATTGATACTTGAAGTAGAGTCGTTATATTTATAGACAAATATAACCAAAGTAATGCGTGCTTTTTGTTTTTTGCATACAAAAGTGACATATATAAGCGTAGGCATTGCAAAATCAATCAATAAGTGATGTGTTCTGTTCTGGACAAATGTCAGGTGTTGCATTCAAATTGGTTGGTTGATGAGGTTATTCTAAAAGCCTGTGCGAATAATGGTGGTCTTAAAATTATCCCAAAGACACTCATATTtgattctctctctctctctatctctctatctatctatctatcagtctctctctctctctctcttctctctctctctctctctctctctcttctctctctctctctctctctctctctctctctctctctctctctctctctctctctctctctctcaccgcctctcgctctctctctctctctctagctctctctctcctctagatattatatatatataatataatcgatatatatattatatatatatagatatatatatatatatatatatatatatatatatctatatatatatatatatatatatataatatatatatatatatatatcatagCCATAGATATCTATACCTTAGATAGAGAGATAGTAGATATATACATCTCTTCGTCCTATATCTATATTTTATTATCTATTAGTATTACGAATATCATATATTCTCcatatatatagatatatatatatatatatatatatatatatatatatatatatatatatatatatatatatatatatatatacaacCTAGCTAACCTTCAATGGGATAAATGTCCATTTTCTTATGTAAACTTTGAATATACTCGCCAACTATGAACATTATCATCTTTTTCTTATATACGCTTTCAAAATATACACATATCATCGatatcattttatttttttcatgTACTTCTTTAATTGGTATGACAAATATAGGTATTGTTAAATTTTATATTGAGGATGAGTTTCAAATATTTTACTTTTTATTACTCCACTTCTTAAATCATCCATCCGTAGAGTTATGTAGTCTACTTATATTAATACAAAGTCATAAGATTAAAGACTTTTCATTATTAAATATGTTATTATGGGTTATGTTTTGCCAATTATTTTCTTTGAGATTGtattttatttttctcaattATATTACTAGGTTCTTGTCCCTCtttttatttagttttattttgtgtttgtCAAATTGCAtcttttttattgtttttttttattatgtaATGGCTTTACTTAATTAAAAAGAGTTACGTCCATTGTTATAAGTTGAAGATCAAGAGGGTGTTATGTCCCAACTAGTTATGCAATTAAGAATTCTATTAGAAAAAATATATGTATTATCATCTTAGATACAAAGTCACcaaatttatttaattaattttatataaatattttgTTATTGAATAAACAATTTATATTTAAAGTATAAAATTGAGGAGAATCAAATTTATCAAAAAATTATAAGGACATTATATTAGAGTAATAATATATTAAAAACTACTCCTAAATGaatacatatatttttttttataaaaaaaaccTAATTTCTAGATGCCCATAACAACCTCGAATAGAATTAAGGGAAAATAATATATTATACATATATTGGTCTAGGCCACGTGCTTTTTCTAATATCAAAATTAAGCAACGTCCTTGTGGTCATGATCAACGACAACATCTGGAACAAACTTTGTCCAAAACCAATGAGACTTCCACACTTTATTCATTTCTTCAATTGGGACATTATTTGTCTCGGGAAAAAACATGACAATGAAAATTGTCATTATAAGCACAAATCCAGCAAAAAAGAAGAAGAGTCCAAACTTCAAGTGACAAAGCATAGTAAGAAAAACTTGAGCAATAACAAAGGTGAACAACATGTTCACAGCAACATTGGTAGCTTGGCCTGCAGAGCGAACCTCAAGGGAGCATATTTCACTAGGAACTAACCATCCCAATGGACCCCAAGACCATGCATATGCCGCAACATACGCACATATGAAAAACAAAAGAAGATTGGCTTCAACATGTGTAAACGAGCCTTCACCGCTAACTCCAAACTTTATAGCAATCATGCTTCCCACAATAATCTACGATCAATAATCATAACATTTATATTATCTATGCTTGTAAAATGGATTAATTTGAATGGTTAATATAAAGAATTAATTATTAGTTAAGTTGAATTTGTCACCTGGCAAATAAACATTTGGACACCACCTTCAAGAAACAAAATCTTTCTTCCAAACTTGTCCACGGTGAAGATGGAGACCAAAGTAGCAACAACATTGACACCTCCGGTAATTACTGAGGACATGAGGGAAGCATCATTTCCAAAGCCCAAAGTTTTGAAAAGGACAGGCGCATAAAACATGATCACGTTGATGCCTGTGAGTTGTTGGAAGAATGGAATGAAAGAGCAAAATGTTAGTTGAGGTCTGTATCTCAATTGTGTAATATTCTTCCATGGATGTTCCACCTTTTTGGCTTCCTCACTAGCATCAATTAGATCTTGGAACTCCTCGTCGACATTATCTATGCCACGAATATTTTGCAACATTTTCTTAGCTCCTTCTTTTTGGCCTCTTTCAATCATAGAGTTTGGTGTGTCGCCTAAGAAAAAAGATCCTATACACAATAAAATTGCAGGGACAGCTCCGACACCCAAAGAAATTCTCCACCCACTCTCGAGATTGGAAGTAAAGTAGTTGATAATGTTTGCCCCTAGGATTCCAATAGTGATCATCATTTGGAAGCCCATGTTGAGTGCACCTCTAATCTTTGCTGGAGCCATTTCAGACAAATACACTGGAACTGACTGTTTATGAGTAACAAAACATGATATGCAATTAAACTTGCTATATTCTTGATCCTTTATACATAAAAACATAAAAGCATAAAAATGATAGTGATTTTTACCTGATTACAATATCCTACACCAAAACCAAGTAATAGGCGACCAATGATAAGCATTTCAATATTGACAGCAAAACCATTGAGCAATGCACCAACAAGAAAAAACAAGCCACCTGTAAACATTGAGGCCTTGCGTCCTAACATTCTTGTAGTTATGGACGCAAAGAAAGAAGCTATTAAAGCTGCAAGATACAAGGAAGATGTGAACAAAGTAAGGAGCTCATTATCAAATTTGCAATACTGGCTCTCGTGTCCAGATTCATCTTTCATTTGTTTGTAAACACCAGGGAAGAATTTAATCAAGAATGGTTCCATGGAAGTCACTCCTCCTGTAATACCAAGATCATAACCAAAAAGAAGACCCCCCATGGCCGCCACCAAACATGTGACCAAAACAAACATTGTAACCTTCCCCTCATATTGCCTTCCATTTGTTGAAGCAACTAAAACTCCACCCGCCATTGTTTAAATTTTTGTATCTTAAAATTTAGGTATTTCTATGATGATGACTGGAGCTCAATTTTTTCTCTACATATTAGATGTTACAATTTATGATTATTTTATACTGTCAATAATTTCTAATAAGATAATAGGAATTTGTAACAAACATACAATTTTTTCAACAATACATATTAATTTAGCATTTTTAATCGCTTTCATCCTTGTAATTTGTTAAGTTATGAGCATTATTTCGCTAGATTTGGTGTCAATACACTATTATAAGATTTAGATAAGAGATCATTCTTGTACTGAATTATCAAACTTAATGATATGATAAAGATCGTTAAATAAATCTTAAATGACACTCTATTAATCTATTTATAGTATAGTGGAACACCTAAttgaaaatttatttgaatctcattttattacaaaaataatatcattaaaattttaaaattattttacTGTGAATTGGTTTATTAAATCTTAAATTTTAAACTTTttaaattttatttgtttaaattAATAATCAAATATATAAATCGTTTAACATCCCAAAATGAAAAAATAGAAATAAATTGACGTTATTATTATTTTCATGGAATTAATATTGAAATTTTTTATACGACTATTATTTGAGAccatttatttctttttttaaaaataattttatagtattacatttaaaaaaaaaatattctAATGAAAAATAGGTTTGAATAGTTCTTCATAACTTTTAgatattaaaattttaaaaaaaatcactTGAAATTTGAACTATTTTTAAATGATTTTCCTAAAAACTAATTTTGAGATATATTTTTCTTAAAAACTATTTTATTTTAGTGTTTACCATGGCTAAACATTTTTGGCTTCGTAGGTTTGGATTTGGAAATCTTCCCCCTCAACGAACTACTACTCATGACTATGGTTGCATTCCCCGATTCTTATTGATACTTGAAGTAGAGTCGTTATATTTATAGACAAATATAACCAAAGTAATGCGTGCTTTTTGTTTTTTGCATACAAAAGTGACATATATAAGCGTAGGCATTGCAAAATCAATCAATAAGTGATGTGTTCTGTTCTGGACAAATGTCAGGTGTTGCATTCAAATTGGTTGGTTGATGAGGTTATTCTAAAAGCCTGTGCGAATAATGGTGGTCTTAAAAATTATCCCAAAGACACTCATATTtgattctctctctctctctctatctatctatctatctatctctctcagtctctctctctcttctctctctttctctctctctctctctctctctctctctctctctctctctctctctctctctctctctctctctctctctatctatatatataatatatatatatatatatatatatataatatatatatatatatatatatatatatatatatatatatatatatatatatatatatatatatatatatatatatatatacaacCTAGCTAACCTTCAATGGGATAAATGTCCATTTTCTTATGTAAACTTTTGAATATACTCGCCAACTATGAACATTATCATCTTTTTTCTTATATACGCTTTCAAAATATACACATATCATCgatatcatttttatttttttcatgtACTTCTTTAATTGGTATGACAAATATAGGTATTGTTAAATTTTATATTGAGGATGAGTTTCAAATATTTTACTTTTTATTACTCCACTTCTTAAATCATCCATCCGTAGAGTTATGTAGTCTACTTATATTAATACAAAGTCATAAGATTAAAGACTTTTCATTATTAAATATGTTATTATGGGTTATGTTTTGCCAATTATTTTCTTTGAGATTGtattttatttttctcaattATATTACTAGGTTCTTGTCCCTCtttttatttagttttattttgtgtttgtCAAATTGCATcttttttttattgttttttttttattatgtaATGGCTTTACTTAATTAAAAAGAGTTACGTCCATTGTTATAAGTTGAAGATCAAGAGGGTGTTATGTCCCAACTAGTTATGCAATTAAGAATTCTATTAGAAAAAATATATGTATTATCATCTTAGATACAAAGTCACcaaatttatttaattaattttatataaatattttgTTATTGAATAAACAATTTATATTTAAAGTATAAAATTGAGGAGAATCAAATTTATCAAAAAATTATAAGGACATTATATTAGAGTAATAATATATTAAAAACTACTCCTAAATGaatacatatatttttttttataaaaaaaaccTAATTTCTAGATGCCCATAACAACCTCGAATAGAATTAAGGGAAAATAATATATTATACATATATTGGTCTAGGCCACGTGCTTTTTCTAATATCAAAATTAAGCAACGTCCTTGTGGTCATGATCAACGACAACATCTGGAACAAACTTTGTCCAAAACCAATGAGACTTCCACACTTTATTCATTTCTTCAATTGGGACATTATTTGTCTCGGGAAAAAACATGACAATGAAAATTGTCATTATAAGCACAAATCCAGCAAAAAAGAAGAAGAGTCCAAACTTCAAGTGACAAAGCATAGTAAGAAAAACTTGAGCAATAACAAAGGTGAACAACATGTTCACAGCAACATTGGTAGCTTGGCCTGCAGAGCGAACCTCAAGGGAGCATATTTCACTAGGAACTAACCATCCCAATGGACCCCAAGACCATGCATATGCCGCAACATACGCACATATGAAAAACAAAAGAAGATTGGCTTCAACATGTGTAAACGAGCCTTCACCGCTAACTCCAAACTTTATAGCAATCATGCTTCCCACAATAATCTACGATCAATAATCATAACATTTATATTATCTATGCTTGTAAAATGGATTAATTTGAATGGTTAATATAAAGAATTAATTATTAGTTAAGTTGAATTTGTCACCTGGCAAATAAACATTTGGACACCACCTTCAAGAAACAAAATCTTTCTTCCAAACTTGTCCACGGTGAAGATGGAGACCAAAGTAGCAACAACATTGACACCTCCGGTAATTACTGAGGACATGAGGGAAGCATCATTTCCAAAGCCCAAAGTTTTGAAAAGGACAGGCGCAT containing:
- the LOC127115060 gene encoding sugar transport protein 10, which produces MAGGVLVASTNGRQYEGKVTMFVLVTCLVAAMGGLLFGYDLGITGGVTSMEPFLIKFFPGVYKQMKDESGHESQYCKFDNELLTLFTSSLYLAALIASFFASITTRMLGRKASMFTGGLFFLVGALLNGFAVNIEMLIIGRLLLGFGVGYCNQSVPVYLSEMAPAKIRGALNMGFQMMITIGILGANIINYFTSNLESGWRISLGVGAVPAILLCIGSFFLGDTPNSMIERGQKEGAKKMLQNIRGIDNVDEEFQDLIDASEEAKKVEHPWKNITQLRYRPQLTFCSFIPFFQQLTGINVIMFYAPVLFKTLGFGNDASLMSSVITGGVNVVATLVSIFTVDKFGRKILFLEGGVQMFICQIIVGSMIAIKFGVSGEGSFTHVEANLLLFFICAYVAAYAWSWGPLGWLVPSEICSLEVRSAGQATNVAVNMLFTFVIAQVFLTMLCHLKFGLFFFFAGFVLIMTIFIVMFFPETNNVPIEEMNKVWKSHWFWTKFVPDVVVDHDHKDVA